One region of Parambassis ranga chromosome 21, fParRan2.1, whole genome shotgun sequence genomic DNA includes:
- the LOC114453744 gene encoding protein FAM237A-like, which yields MLFNIAVAALFVMSCMCAGPLHGQRPGQVDPLTAHRANPQCWDASSVVLLEMRSPRIADTVPAFWELMESLRSSDNSKHTALFWDLARVFWDLYLDCVLSRSHGLGRRHITAVHSLITDKSFRFNSSGTNSRAWLSLRVRRRGHIKTLKTNPK from the exons ATGCTCTTTAACATAGCCGTGGCCGCCTTGTTTGTGATGAGCTGCATGTGCGCCGGGCCGCTGCATGGCCAGAGACCGGGTCAGGTGGACCCTCTCACGGCCCACCGGGCCAACCCGCAGTGCTGGGACGCTTCTTCGGTTGTGCTGTTGGAAATGCGCTCTCCGAGGATCGCGGACACGGTGCCGGCCTTCTGGGAGCTGATGGAGTCCCTCAGGTCGTCAGACAACAGCAAGCACACGGCTCTGTTCTGGGACCTGGCCAGGGTTTTCTGGGACCTCTACTTGGACTGCGTCCTGTCCAGGAGTCACGGCCTGGGGAGGAGACACATCACCGCGGTGCACTCCCTCATTACTGACA AGTCCTTCAGGTTCAACAGTTCAGGAACAAACTCCCGGGCATGGCTCAGTTTAAGAGTGAGACGCAGAGgacacatcaaaacactgaaGACAAACCCCAAATAA
- the casp10 gene encoding caspase-8 isoform X3, whose product MSCQEMDFQMLLLKVGKALNTEEVKALAFLCTDLLGRNPANVDSAADLFSRLTNRAHLSPEEPHLLTELLHTIHHPRLARDLGLGEQPCTVRIPPYRKLLYSLSEDITADELRDIKFLLNKELPRRKLEDNVTTLEVFLEMEHTDMISSTHLNTLETIFESVCPMLNNTIAQFKAQHEHSTGIIAQETCQPNPGSQTLLETGLNEMIEESHSSATTSMNSVLDCSGSGGHESEALASDVCSLNINSNSSASLQVRSDLNTSVPSQENMTSSEQQIPQVTTNDEDLGTYPMTAAKRGVCLIVNNKDFTKSRVHLKNRTGTDSDERYLRIVFEWLSFDVEVHKDCNKEKMLDVVRKLSERDHSQADCVVCCVLSHGLEGSVFGVDGDVVNLRDLMEPFNGCNCPSLTEKPKLFFIQACQGTSEQRAIYLEADSSGPNPVCSDALKIKESIPADADFLLGMATVPEFVSYRDKISGTWYIQSFCQNLIQMVPRKLDLISILTKVNADVSRKTAGKGKQMPQPAFSLRKRVVFPVPKIPPPIIS is encoded by the exons ATGAGCTGTCAG GAAATGGATTTccaaatgctgctgctgaaagtgGGTAAGGCCCTCAACACAGAAGAGGTGAAAGCTCTGGCGTTTCTCTGCACTGACCTCCTGGGTCGGAACCCGGCCAATGTGGACTCAGCTGCGGACCTCTTCAGCCGTCTGACAAACAGAGCCCACCTCTCACCAGAGGAACCCCATCTGCTGACGGAGCTTCTCCACACCATCCACCATCCTCGCCTGGCCAGGGATTTGGGCCTCGGTGAGCAGCCATGTACAGTCAGGATCCCTCCTTACAG GAAGCTGCTTTACAGCCTGTCTGAGGACATTACTGCTGATGAACTGAGAGATATCAAGTTCTTGTTAAACAAAGAGCTTCCACGTCGAAAACTAGAGGACAATGTT ACCACACTGGAAGTCTTCTTAGAAATGGAGCACACGGACATGATCAGCAGCACTCATCTAAACACACTGGAGACCATATTTGAGTCAGTGTGCCCCATGCTGAATAATACGATCGCCCAGTTTAAAGCACAGCACG aacATTCCACTGGGATTATTGCTCAAGAAACATGTCAACCAAACCCG GGATCACAGACTTTACTGGAAACAGGCTTGAATGAAATGATAG aggAATCACACTCATCGGCTACA ACCTCCATGAATTCCGTTCTTG ATTGCTCTGGCAGTGGCGGACATGAATCTGAGGCCCTGGCAAGTGATGTGTGTAGTTTAAACATTAATTCCAACAGCTCTGCTTCATTGCAAG TGAGAAGTGATTTGAACACATCCGTTCCCTCCCAAGAAAACATGACTTCGTCTGAACAGCAGATCCCCCAGGTTACCACAAATGATGAG GATTTAGGAACATATCCCATGACTGCAGCAAAAAGAGGAGTCTGTTTGATAGTCAACAACAAGGACTTTACTAAATCCAGAGTGCATCTCAAGAATCGTACTGGTACCGATAGTGATGAGA GATATCTGCGTATTGTGTTTGAGTGGCTGAGCTTTGACGTAGAGGTACACAAAGACTGCAACAAGGAGAAGATGCTGGATGTGGTCAGGAAGTTAAGTGAAAGAGACCACAGTCAGGCGGATTGTGTGGTGTGCTGCGTTCTGAGCCACGGCCTGGAAGGAAGTGTGTTTGGTGTGGATGGCGACGTGGTCAATCTCAGGGATCTGATGGAGCCTTTCAATGGATGTAACTGCCCGTCCTTAACAGAAAAACCCAAGCTGTTTTTCATTCAGGCCTGTCAGGGCACCAGCGAGCAGAGAGCCATCTACCTCGAGGCTGATAGCTCTGGACCCAATCCTGTGTGCAGCGATGCTTTAAAGATCAAAGAGTCCATCCCAGCTGATGCAGATTTCCTGCTTGGAATGGCCACAGTTCCGGAATTTGTCTCCTACAGAGACAAGATCAGCGGCACCTGGTATATTCAGTCATTCTGCCAAAACCTTATTCAGATGGTTCCCAG GAAGCTTGACCTTATATCTATCCTGACAAAAGTGAATGCAGATGTTAGCAGAAAGACTGCCGGTAAAGGAAAGCAGATGCCTCAACCAGCCTTCTCTCTCAGAAAGAGAGTGGTCTTTCCGGTCCCCAAAATTCCTCCCCCGATTATATCCTAA
- the casp10 gene encoding caspase-8 isoform X1, whose amino-acid sequence MSCQEMDFQMLLLKVGKALNTEEVKALAFLCTDLLGRNPANVDSAADLFSRLTNRAHLSPEEPHLLTELLHTIHHPRLARDLGLGEQPCTVRIPPYRKLLYSLSEDITADELRDIKFLLNKELPRRKLEDNVTTLEVFLEMEHTDMISSTHLNTLETIFESVCPMLNNTIAQFKAQHEHSTGIIAQETCQPNPTISLSHQGSQTLLETGLNEMIEESHSSATTSMNSVLDCSGSGGHESEALASDVCSLNINSNSSASLQVRSDLNTSVPSQENMTSSEQQIPQVTTNDEDLGTYPMTAAKRGVCLIVNNKDFTKSRVHLKNRTGTDSDERYLRIVFEWLSFDVEVHKDCNKEKMLDVVRKLSERDHSQADCVVCCVLSHGLEGSVFGVDGDVVNLRDLMEPFNGCNCPSLTEKPKLFFIQACQGTSEQRAIYLEADSSGPNPVCSDALKIKESIPADADFLLGMATVPEFVSYRDKISGTWYIQSFCQNLIQMVPRKLDLISILTKVNADVSRKTAGKGKQMPQPAFSLRKRVVFPVPKIPPPIIS is encoded by the exons ATGAGCTGTCAG GAAATGGATTTccaaatgctgctgctgaaagtgGGTAAGGCCCTCAACACAGAAGAGGTGAAAGCTCTGGCGTTTCTCTGCACTGACCTCCTGGGTCGGAACCCGGCCAATGTGGACTCAGCTGCGGACCTCTTCAGCCGTCTGACAAACAGAGCCCACCTCTCACCAGAGGAACCCCATCTGCTGACGGAGCTTCTCCACACCATCCACCATCCTCGCCTGGCCAGGGATTTGGGCCTCGGTGAGCAGCCATGTACAGTCAGGATCCCTCCTTACAG GAAGCTGCTTTACAGCCTGTCTGAGGACATTACTGCTGATGAACTGAGAGATATCAAGTTCTTGTTAAACAAAGAGCTTCCACGTCGAAAACTAGAGGACAATGTT ACCACACTGGAAGTCTTCTTAGAAATGGAGCACACGGACATGATCAGCAGCACTCATCTAAACACACTGGAGACCATATTTGAGTCAGTGTGCCCCATGCTGAATAATACGATCGCCCAGTTTAAAGCACAGCACG aacATTCCACTGGGATTATTGCTCAAGAAACATGTCAACCAAACCCG ACGATTTCTCTTTCTCATCAGGGATCACAGACTTTACTGGAAACAGGCTTGAATGAAATGATAG aggAATCACACTCATCGGCTACA ACCTCCATGAATTCCGTTCTTG ATTGCTCTGGCAGTGGCGGACATGAATCTGAGGCCCTGGCAAGTGATGTGTGTAGTTTAAACATTAATTCCAACAGCTCTGCTTCATTGCAAG TGAGAAGTGATTTGAACACATCCGTTCCCTCCCAAGAAAACATGACTTCGTCTGAACAGCAGATCCCCCAGGTTACCACAAATGATGAG GATTTAGGAACATATCCCATGACTGCAGCAAAAAGAGGAGTCTGTTTGATAGTCAACAACAAGGACTTTACTAAATCCAGAGTGCATCTCAAGAATCGTACTGGTACCGATAGTGATGAGA GATATCTGCGTATTGTGTTTGAGTGGCTGAGCTTTGACGTAGAGGTACACAAAGACTGCAACAAGGAGAAGATGCTGGATGTGGTCAGGAAGTTAAGTGAAAGAGACCACAGTCAGGCGGATTGTGTGGTGTGCTGCGTTCTGAGCCACGGCCTGGAAGGAAGTGTGTTTGGTGTGGATGGCGACGTGGTCAATCTCAGGGATCTGATGGAGCCTTTCAATGGATGTAACTGCCCGTCCTTAACAGAAAAACCCAAGCTGTTTTTCATTCAGGCCTGTCAGGGCACCAGCGAGCAGAGAGCCATCTACCTCGAGGCTGATAGCTCTGGACCCAATCCTGTGTGCAGCGATGCTTTAAAGATCAAAGAGTCCATCCCAGCTGATGCAGATTTCCTGCTTGGAATGGCCACAGTTCCGGAATTTGTCTCCTACAGAGACAAGATCAGCGGCACCTGGTATATTCAGTCATTCTGCCAAAACCTTATTCAGATGGTTCCCAG GAAGCTTGACCTTATATCTATCCTGACAAAAGTGAATGCAGATGTTAGCAGAAAGACTGCCGGTAAAGGAAAGCAGATGCCTCAACCAGCCTTCTCTCTCAGAAAGAGAGTGGTCTTTCCGGTCCCCAAAATTCCTCCCCCGATTATATCCTAA
- the casp10 gene encoding caspase-8 isoform X2, which produces MDFQMLLLKVGKALNTEEVKALAFLCTDLLGRNPANVDSAADLFSRLTNRAHLSPEEPHLLTELLHTIHHPRLARDLGLGEQPCTVRIPPYRKLLYSLSEDITADELRDIKFLLNKELPRRKLEDNVTTLEVFLEMEHTDMISSTHLNTLETIFESVCPMLNNTIAQFKAQHEHSTGIIAQETCQPNPTISLSHQGSQTLLETGLNEMIEESHSSATTSMNSVLDCSGSGGHESEALASDVCSLNINSNSSASLQVRSDLNTSVPSQENMTSSEQQIPQVTTNDEDLGTYPMTAAKRGVCLIVNNKDFTKSRVHLKNRTGTDSDERYLRIVFEWLSFDVEVHKDCNKEKMLDVVRKLSERDHSQADCVVCCVLSHGLEGSVFGVDGDVVNLRDLMEPFNGCNCPSLTEKPKLFFIQACQGTSEQRAIYLEADSSGPNPVCSDALKIKESIPADADFLLGMATVPEFVSYRDKISGTWYIQSFCQNLIQMVPRKLDLISILTKVNADVSRKTAGKGKQMPQPAFSLRKRVVFPVPKIPPPIIS; this is translated from the exons ATGGATTTccaaatgctgctgctgaaagtgGGTAAGGCCCTCAACACAGAAGAGGTGAAAGCTCTGGCGTTTCTCTGCACTGACCTCCTGGGTCGGAACCCGGCCAATGTGGACTCAGCTGCGGACCTCTTCAGCCGTCTGACAAACAGAGCCCACCTCTCACCAGAGGAACCCCATCTGCTGACGGAGCTTCTCCACACCATCCACCATCCTCGCCTGGCCAGGGATTTGGGCCTCGGTGAGCAGCCATGTACAGTCAGGATCCCTCCTTACAG GAAGCTGCTTTACAGCCTGTCTGAGGACATTACTGCTGATGAACTGAGAGATATCAAGTTCTTGTTAAACAAAGAGCTTCCACGTCGAAAACTAGAGGACAATGTT ACCACACTGGAAGTCTTCTTAGAAATGGAGCACACGGACATGATCAGCAGCACTCATCTAAACACACTGGAGACCATATTTGAGTCAGTGTGCCCCATGCTGAATAATACGATCGCCCAGTTTAAAGCACAGCACG aacATTCCACTGGGATTATTGCTCAAGAAACATGTCAACCAAACCCG ACGATTTCTCTTTCTCATCAGGGATCACAGACTTTACTGGAAACAGGCTTGAATGAAATGATAG aggAATCACACTCATCGGCTACA ACCTCCATGAATTCCGTTCTTG ATTGCTCTGGCAGTGGCGGACATGAATCTGAGGCCCTGGCAAGTGATGTGTGTAGTTTAAACATTAATTCCAACAGCTCTGCTTCATTGCAAG TGAGAAGTGATTTGAACACATCCGTTCCCTCCCAAGAAAACATGACTTCGTCTGAACAGCAGATCCCCCAGGTTACCACAAATGATGAG GATTTAGGAACATATCCCATGACTGCAGCAAAAAGAGGAGTCTGTTTGATAGTCAACAACAAGGACTTTACTAAATCCAGAGTGCATCTCAAGAATCGTACTGGTACCGATAGTGATGAGA GATATCTGCGTATTGTGTTTGAGTGGCTGAGCTTTGACGTAGAGGTACACAAAGACTGCAACAAGGAGAAGATGCTGGATGTGGTCAGGAAGTTAAGTGAAAGAGACCACAGTCAGGCGGATTGTGTGGTGTGCTGCGTTCTGAGCCACGGCCTGGAAGGAAGTGTGTTTGGTGTGGATGGCGACGTGGTCAATCTCAGGGATCTGATGGAGCCTTTCAATGGATGTAACTGCCCGTCCTTAACAGAAAAACCCAAGCTGTTTTTCATTCAGGCCTGTCAGGGCACCAGCGAGCAGAGAGCCATCTACCTCGAGGCTGATAGCTCTGGACCCAATCCTGTGTGCAGCGATGCTTTAAAGATCAAAGAGTCCATCCCAGCTGATGCAGATTTCCTGCTTGGAATGGCCACAGTTCCGGAATTTGTCTCCTACAGAGACAAGATCAGCGGCACCTGGTATATTCAGTCATTCTGCCAAAACCTTATTCAGATGGTTCCCAG GAAGCTTGACCTTATATCTATCCTGACAAAAGTGAATGCAGATGTTAGCAGAAAGACTGCCGGTAAAGGAAAGCAGATGCCTCAACCAGCCTTCTCTCTCAGAAAGAGAGTGGTCTTTCCGGTCCCCAAAATTCCTCCCCCGATTATATCCTAA
- the prkra gene encoding interferon-inducible double-stranded RNA-dependent protein kinase activator A homolog isoform X1: MSEEEYLPTVNTNVDTSLDIQESERAGKTPIQILQEYGTKSGNLPVYELEKAEGEAHQPSFIFSVTIGDICCTGQGRSKKAAKHQAAEAALSILKIDAGIVSVPGKADCNCVAAETNNHRNSVSVLQELALQRSWRLPEYTVLMEAGPPHNREFTVTCRLESLSEKAVGNSKKAAKKAAAEKMVAKLQSLSGCSEITWVRHVCLLTSRSLKHVRCFNLLRFDFCIFQTPQPTVRFENIRNSSAEKISLLRRNPLSIPNTDYIQMLLELSNEQGFEVTYFDIDELTVNGQYQCLAELSTSPITVCHGTGISCSNAHNDAAHSALQYVKIMASIK; the protein is encoded by the exons ATGTCTGAAGAGGAATATCTGCCAACGGTGAACACTAACGTAGATACGAG CTTGGACATACAGGAATCAGAGAGGGCTGGCAAGACGCCTATACAAATTCTGCAGGAATATGGCACCAAAAGTGGCAACCTTCCTGTGTATGAGCTGGAGAAGGCTGAAGGAGAAGCTCACCAGCCCAGCTTCATCTTCAGTGTGACAATCGGAGACATCTGCTGCACAG GCCAGGGTCGCAGTAAAAAAGCTGCTAAACACCAGGCTGCAGAGGCCGCTTTGAGTATTCTGAAGATAGATGCTGGAATAGT GAGTGTTCCAGGGAAGGCTGACTGTAACTGTgtagcagcagaaacaaacaaccATCGCAACTCTGTGAGCGTACTACAG GAGTTAGCGCTGCAGAGAAGCTGGCGTCTTCCTGAATACACAGTTCTAATGGAGGCCGGTCCACCACACAATAGAGAGTTCACTGTTACTTGTCGATTGGAGTCCCTGTCAGAGAAGG CTGTAGGAAAttcaaaaaaagcagcaaaaaaggcCGCAGCAGAGAAAATGGTGGCCAAGCTTCAAAGTCTATCAGGCTGTTCTGAAATCACATGGGTGCGTCACGTGTGTCTtttgacttccagaagtttaaAGCATGTACGTTGTTTTAATCTTCTGCGTTttgatttttgtatttttcagacTCCTCAACCTACTGTTCGATTTGAAAACATAAGGAACTCCTCAGCGGAGAAAATCTCATTACTGAGAAGAAACCCGCTGAGCATTCCCAACACAGATTATATTCAGATGCTGTTGGAGCTTTCCAACGAGCAAGGCTTTGAGGTCACATACTTTGATATCG ATGAACTGACTGTAAATGGCCAGTACCAGTGCCTGGCAGAGCTGTCCACCTCCCCCATCACTGTGTGCCATGGAACAGGCATCTCCTGCAGCAACGCACACAACGACGCAGCACACAGTGCCCTCCAGTACGTAAAGATCATGGCGTCCATCAAATAA
- the prkra gene encoding interferon-inducible double-stranded RNA-dependent protein kinase activator A homolog isoform X2, with protein MSEEEYLPTVNTNVDTSLDIQESERAGKTPIQILQEYGTKSGNLPVYELEKAEGEAHQPSFIFSVTIGDICCTGQGRSKKAAKHQAAEAALSILKIDAGIVSVPGKADCNCVAAETNNHRNSVSVLQELALQRSWRLPEYTVLMEAGPPHNREFTVTCRLESLSEKAVGNSKKAAKKAAAEKMVAKLQSLSGCSEITWTPQPTVRFENIRNSSAEKISLLRRNPLSIPNTDYIQMLLELSNEQGFEVTYFDIDELTVNGQYQCLAELSTSPITVCHGTGISCSNAHNDAAHSALQYVKIMASIK; from the exons ATGTCTGAAGAGGAATATCTGCCAACGGTGAACACTAACGTAGATACGAG CTTGGACATACAGGAATCAGAGAGGGCTGGCAAGACGCCTATACAAATTCTGCAGGAATATGGCACCAAAAGTGGCAACCTTCCTGTGTATGAGCTGGAGAAGGCTGAAGGAGAAGCTCACCAGCCCAGCTTCATCTTCAGTGTGACAATCGGAGACATCTGCTGCACAG GCCAGGGTCGCAGTAAAAAAGCTGCTAAACACCAGGCTGCAGAGGCCGCTTTGAGTATTCTGAAGATAGATGCTGGAATAGT GAGTGTTCCAGGGAAGGCTGACTGTAACTGTgtagcagcagaaacaaacaaccATCGCAACTCTGTGAGCGTACTACAG GAGTTAGCGCTGCAGAGAAGCTGGCGTCTTCCTGAATACACAGTTCTAATGGAGGCCGGTCCACCACACAATAGAGAGTTCACTGTTACTTGTCGATTGGAGTCCCTGTCAGAGAAGG CTGTAGGAAAttcaaaaaaagcagcaaaaaaggcCGCAGCAGAGAAAATGGTGGCCAAGCTTCAAAGTCTATCAGGCTGTTCTGAAATCACATGG acTCCTCAACCTACTGTTCGATTTGAAAACATAAGGAACTCCTCAGCGGAGAAAATCTCATTACTGAGAAGAAACCCGCTGAGCATTCCCAACACAGATTATATTCAGATGCTGTTGGAGCTTTCCAACGAGCAAGGCTTTGAGGTCACATACTTTGATATCG ATGAACTGACTGTAAATGGCCAGTACCAGTGCCTGGCAGAGCTGTCCACCTCCCCCATCACTGTGTGCCATGGAACAGGCATCTCCTGCAGCAACGCACACAACGACGCAGCACACAGTGCCCTCCAGTACGTAAAGATCATGGCGTCCATCAAATAA